Proteins from a genomic interval of Ramlibacter algicola:
- a CDS encoding ABC transporter substrate-binding protein → MTRNRISRRSVLIGAAASSALPSLVFAQSKGEIKLGQTMPYSGPASAYGTIGKVQQAYFKMVNDNGGINGRMVNLLSVDDGYSPPKAVEQVRKLVEQDEVLALFQTLGTPSNSAIHKYVNAKKVPHLFVATGATKWNDPKGFPWTFGFNLSYQTEGEIYARYILKEKPNAKIAILYQNDDYGKDVLAGVKRVLTGDKAKMIVAEQTYEVTDPTVDSQILSLKASGADTFINITTPKFAAQSIRKVADVGWKPLQFINNVGASVGSVLTPAGLDKSVGLITVQYYKDANDPQWKDDPAMLQWRGFMGKYYRDGNPADASNIYGVLAAELMVQVLKQCGNDISRENIKKQAESIKNFKSGLLLPGIAMNTSPSDHAPVDQAQLSKFDGKQWQLFGSVLGGQG, encoded by the coding sequence ATGACACGCAACCGCATTTCCCGCCGCTCGGTCCTGATCGGCGCCGCCGCCAGCAGCGCCCTGCCGTCGCTCGTGTTCGCGCAGTCCAAGGGCGAGATCAAGCTGGGCCAGACCATGCCGTACAGCGGCCCGGCCAGCGCCTACGGCACCATCGGCAAGGTGCAGCAGGCCTACTTCAAGATGGTCAACGACAACGGCGGGATCAACGGCCGCATGGTCAACCTGCTGTCCGTCGACGACGGCTACTCGCCGCCGAAAGCCGTCGAGCAGGTGCGCAAGCTGGTCGAGCAGGACGAGGTGCTGGCGCTGTTCCAGACGCTGGGCACGCCCAGCAACTCGGCGATCCACAAGTACGTCAACGCCAAGAAGGTGCCGCACCTGTTCGTCGCCACTGGCGCCACCAAGTGGAACGACCCGAAAGGCTTCCCCTGGACCTTCGGCTTCAACCTGAGCTACCAGACCGAGGGCGAGATCTACGCGCGCTACATCCTCAAGGAAAAGCCGAACGCGAAGATCGCGATCCTTTACCAGAACGACGACTACGGCAAGGACGTGCTGGCCGGCGTCAAGCGCGTGCTCACGGGCGACAAGGCCAAGATGATCGTCGCCGAGCAGACCTACGAGGTGACCGATCCCACGGTCGACTCGCAGATCCTGTCGCTCAAGGCGTCCGGTGCCGACACCTTCATCAACATCACGACGCCCAAGTTCGCCGCGCAGTCGATCCGCAAGGTGGCCGACGTGGGCTGGAAGCCGCTGCAGTTCATCAACAACGTCGGCGCCTCGGTCGGCTCGGTGCTCACGCCCGCGGGCCTGGACAAGTCGGTCGGCCTGATCACGGTGCAGTACTACAAGGACGCCAACGACCCGCAGTGGAAGGACGACCCGGCCATGCTGCAGTGGCGCGGCTTCATGGGCAAGTACTACCGCGACGGCAACCCGGCCGACGCCAGCAACATCTACGGCGTGCTCGCCGCCGAACTGATGGTGCAGGTGCTCAAGCAGTGCGGCAACGACATCTCGCGCGAGAACATCAAGAAACAGGCCGAGAGCATCAAGAACTTCAAGTCCGGCCTGCTGCTGCCGGGCATCGCGATGAACACCAG
- a CDS encoding branched-chain amino acid ABC transporter permease: MAAVLDQPASKPRQALGRKQWIGLAVLLVVACVLPFVLGNYRVFQLTLALAYAIAILGLNMLTGYNGQISLGHGAFFAIGAYAAAILMDKAGWPYWATIPVAGLVCFVAGFLFGLPALRLEGLYLALATFALGVAMPQILKYKAFEHWTGGAMGVVIVKPDAPEGVPLSQDQWLYFFTLFWVVVLFVAGWNLLRGRVGRALVAIRDQPTAAKAMGINTALYKSTTFGVSALYTGIAGALSAIAVQFASPDSFAIFLSITLLVGVVVGGLASISGAFYGALFIQFIPNIADQISKAAPWALYGVFLIGLMYLMPTGVAGLVRLLRHRWDTRRRSH; this comes from the coding sequence ATGGCTGCCGTCCTCGACCAACCTGCCTCCAAGCCGCGCCAGGCGCTGGGCCGCAAGCAGTGGATCGGCCTGGCCGTGCTGCTGGTGGTGGCGTGCGTGCTGCCCTTCGTGCTGGGCAACTACCGCGTGTTCCAGCTCACGCTGGCGCTCGCGTATGCGATCGCCATCCTCGGGCTGAACATGCTCACCGGCTACAACGGCCAGATCTCGCTGGGCCACGGCGCGTTCTTCGCCATCGGCGCCTACGCCGCGGCGATCCTGATGGACAAGGCCGGGTGGCCGTACTGGGCGACCATTCCCGTCGCGGGGCTCGTGTGCTTCGTCGCGGGTTTCCTGTTCGGGCTGCCGGCGTTGCGGCTCGAAGGGCTGTACCTCGCGCTCGCGACGTTCGCGCTCGGCGTCGCCATGCCGCAGATCCTCAAGTACAAGGCCTTCGAGCACTGGACCGGCGGCGCGATGGGCGTGGTGATCGTCAAGCCCGATGCGCCGGAAGGCGTCCCGTTGTCGCAGGACCAGTGGCTGTACTTCTTCACGCTGTTCTGGGTCGTCGTGCTCTTCGTGGCCGGCTGGAACCTGCTGCGCGGCCGCGTCGGCCGCGCGCTGGTCGCCATCCGTGACCAGCCGACGGCAGCCAAGGCCATGGGCATCAACACCGCGCTGTACAAGTCCACCACCTTCGGCGTGTCGGCGCTGTACACCGGCATCGCCGGCGCGCTGTCGGCCATCGCGGTGCAGTTCGCGTCGCCCGATTCGTTCGCCATCTTCCTGTCCATCACGCTGCTGGTCGGCGTGGTCGTGGGCGGGCTGGCCTCGATTTCCGGCGCGTTCTACGGCGCGCTGTTCATCCAGTTCATTCCCAACATCGCCGACCAGATCTCCAAGGCCGCGCCGTGGGCCCTCTACGGCGTGTTCCTGATCGGCCTCATGTACCTCATGCCCACCGGCGTCGCGGGCCTCGTCCGCCTGCTGCGCCACCGGTGGGACACCCGCCGCCGTTCCCACTGA
- a CDS encoding branched-chain amino acid ABC transporter permease, which translates to MDLLLHQVLSGLATGGIYASVALALVMIYQATHLVNFAQGELAMFATYLSWTLMQSGLPYWVAFALTVLIAFAAGVVIERVVVRPVENGSVLSVVIVFIGLLVIFNSLAGWIYSYTIKPFPSPFPSDLVAGGLLSGHELGSMLVTLGVLVLVFVFFRFTPLGLAMRAAAQNPVSSRLVGVRVGWMLALGWGLASAIGAVAGMMVAPIVFLEPNMMGGILLYAFAGALLGGIDSPGGAVLGGFLVGVLENLVGMVLGTELKLSVALVIIVAVLVVRPSGLFGQVHVARV; encoded by the coding sequence TTGGACCTGTTGCTGCACCAGGTGCTCTCCGGCCTCGCGACCGGCGGCATCTACGCGAGCGTCGCGCTCGCGCTGGTCATGATCTACCAGGCCACGCACCTGGTGAACTTCGCGCAGGGCGAGCTCGCGATGTTCGCGACCTACCTGTCGTGGACCCTGATGCAGTCCGGCCTGCCGTACTGGGTTGCGTTCGCGCTCACGGTGCTGATCGCGTTCGCCGCCGGCGTCGTGATCGAGCGCGTGGTCGTGCGGCCGGTGGAAAACGGCTCGGTGCTGTCGGTGGTGATCGTCTTCATCGGCCTGCTGGTGATCTTCAACAGCCTGGCCGGCTGGATCTACTCGTACACCATCAAGCCGTTCCCGAGCCCGTTCCCGTCCGATCTGGTCGCCGGCGGCCTGCTGTCGGGGCATGAGCTGGGCTCGATGCTGGTGACGCTGGGCGTGCTGGTGCTGGTGTTCGTGTTCTTCCGCTTCACGCCGCTGGGCCTCGCGATGCGCGCCGCGGCGCAGAACCCGGTGTCGTCGCGGCTGGTCGGCGTGCGCGTGGGCTGGATGCTCGCGCTCGGCTGGGGGCTGGCGTCGGCCATCGGCGCCGTCGCCGGGATGATGGTGGCGCCGATCGTGTTCCTGGAGCCGAACATGATGGGCGGCATCCTGCTCTATGCGTTTGCGGGAGCGCTGCTGGGCGGCATCGACAGCCCCGGCGGCGCGGTGCTCGGCGGCTTCCTGGTCGGCGTGCTGGAGAACCTGGTGGGCATGGTGCTCGGCACCGAGCTGAAGCTGTCCGTCGCGCTGGTGATCATCGTGGCGGTGCTGGTCGTGCGGCCTTCGGGACTGTTCGGCCAAGTCCACGTGGCGAGGGTCTGA
- a CDS encoding ABC transporter ATP-binding protein, which translates to MSTPLLQVKGLHAQYGPTRVLHGIDFEVREGGITTILGANGAGKTTTLRAVCAMVRTQGEVWLGGERIDGKATEAIVRAGVAHVPDGRGTFMNLTVDENLRLGAYTRKDKEQVGEDRERLLQWFPRLRERLKQQAGTLSGGEQQMLAVSRALMLRPRLLLLDEPSFGLAPRIVQELFEIFGEINKSQRTSMLLVEQNAALALKLADHAYLLETGRVVISGSAESIRNDESIRRSYLGY; encoded by the coding sequence ATGAGCACTCCCTTGCTGCAAGTGAAGGGGCTGCATGCGCAGTACGGGCCGACGCGCGTGCTGCACGGCATCGACTTCGAGGTGCGCGAAGGCGGCATCACCACCATCCTGGGCGCCAACGGCGCCGGCAAGACCACCACGCTGCGCGCGGTGTGCGCGATGGTGCGCACGCAAGGCGAGGTGTGGCTGGGCGGCGAGCGAATCGACGGCAAGGCCACCGAGGCCATCGTGCGCGCCGGCGTCGCGCACGTGCCCGATGGCCGCGGCACGTTCATGAACCTCACGGTGGACGAGAACCTGCGGCTGGGCGCGTACACGCGCAAGGACAAGGAGCAGGTGGGCGAGGACCGCGAGCGGCTGCTGCAGTGGTTCCCGCGCTTGCGAGAGCGGCTCAAGCAGCAGGCCGGCACGCTCTCGGGCGGCGAGCAGCAGATGCTGGCGGTGTCGCGCGCGCTGATGCTGCGCCCCAGGCTGCTCTTGCTGGACGAGCCGTCGTTCGGCCTGGCGCCCCGCATCGTGCAGGAGCTGTTCGAGATCTTCGGCGAGATCAACAAGTCGCAGCGCACCAGCATGCTGCTGGTGGAGCAGAACGCCGCGCTCGCGCTCAAGCTGGCCGACCACGCCTACCTGCTGGAGACCGGCCGGGTGGTCATCTCCGGCAGCGCCGAGTCCATCCGCAACGACGAGTCGATCCGCCGCTCGTACCTGGGTTACTGA
- a CDS encoding ABC transporter ATP-binding protein → MAVQDPSLPLLDVRGVTVRFGGITALDGVSFAIARGAITGLIGPNGAGKTTLFNCLSRLYVPTEGSILFEGTPLEQSPAHRIAALGIGRTFQNLALFRTMSVRDNVMVGGHCRTGSGFLANALRLPAVRREEHRLSDQAERLMALLDLQDVAQRPVSDLPFGTAKRVEFARALMSEPKLLLLDEPAGGLNHEEVDGLRQLLRRIQSELRLTILLVEHHMNLVMRVSDQVVALDFGRKIADGTPAEVQAHPDVVRAYLGAEA, encoded by the coding sequence ATGGCCGTCCAAGATCCTTCCCTGCCCCTGCTCGACGTGCGCGGCGTGACCGTCCGCTTCGGCGGCATCACCGCGCTGGACGGCGTGTCGTTCGCCATCGCGCGCGGCGCCATCACCGGCCTCATCGGTCCCAACGGCGCGGGCAAGACCACGCTGTTCAATTGCCTGTCGCGCCTGTACGTGCCCACCGAAGGCAGCATCCTGTTCGAAGGCACGCCGCTGGAGCAGTCGCCGGCGCACCGCATCGCCGCGTTGGGCATCGGGCGCACGTTCCAGAACCTGGCGCTGTTCCGCACGATGAGCGTGCGCGACAACGTGATGGTGGGCGGCCATTGCCGCACCGGCAGCGGCTTCCTGGCCAACGCGCTGCGCCTGCCCGCCGTGCGGCGCGAGGAGCACCGGCTGTCCGACCAGGCCGAGCGCCTGATGGCCCTGCTGGACCTGCAGGACGTCGCGCAGCGCCCCGTGTCCGACCTGCCGTTCGGCACCGCCAAGCGCGTCGAGTTCGCGCGGGCCCTGATGAGCGAGCCCAAGCTGCTGCTGCTCGACGAACCCGCCGGCGGCCTGAACCACGAAGAGGTCGACGGCCTGCGGCAGCTGCTGCGCCGCATCCAGTCCGAACTGCGCCTGACCATCCTGCTGGTCGAGCACCACATGAATCTCGTGATGCGCGTCTCCGACCAGGTCGTCGCCCTCGACTTCGGCCGCAAGATCGCCGACGGCACGCCCGCGGAGGTGCAGGCGCACCCGGACGTCGTGCGCGCCTATCTGGGGGCCGAAGCATGA